TAAAATAAATGGAGCATATGGTTGGATTAACTTAGGTCCAATTTCAATTCAACCGGCGGAAATTTTAAAATGTTTTTTTGTTATAAATATGGCTAATTGCTTGGCTAGGGCAGAAGATAATGACTTAAGTGAAAAAATGACAATAATAAATGCTTTTATTTATTTGTTTATTTATGGAGTTTTAATATTGGCTCAGAAAGATATGGGAACGGTAATCCATTATTTTGCAATTTGGTTATTTATGATTTTTATGAGTAAGTTAAAAGATAAATGGATTTTAAGATTAGGTTTTTTAGGAGTTATTTTAGGAATTGGTGGATTGACAGCGATTTATAAATATGCAAGTGAAGAGGGTGCATCTTATAAAATTATGAGAATAAAAAGTTATATAGATGGATTGTTTTTTGGAAATTATTCAGATGATTATGGTTATCAAGTAAAACAATCTGTTTATGCTTTCGGAAGTGGGGGTCTTTTAGGAAAAGGTTATGCAAATGGTGTTCAAAAATATAGCTATCTTCCTGAAATTCATACCGATTTTATAATGGCAACTTTTGGAGAAGAATTTGGAATTGTAGGTATGTTTTTAGTGATAGGATTATTTTTTGCGCTATATCATTTTATTATAGTCACTGGAAGAGAGTGCAAAAACTATTTTGGTAAATATTTAGCAATGGGGATTGGTGCTCAAATAATAACTCAAGTAATTATAAATATATTTGTAGCAGTTGGGTTATTTCCTGTTTTTGGATTACCTATGCCATTTTTTAGCTATGGAGGAAGTGCAATGGTAACAATGGGAATTGCATTGGGATTAATTCATAGTATGAATGTAGAATAAATATATTTTGATTTTTATATGTAAAAATGATATACTTTAATGTAAGAATATAGAGGATAAATATAAGGTAAGTAGTAAGAGATTAAAGCTAAAAAATTTAGTTTTAGTTCCTTATTATTTGCTATATTTATCCTCTACCAATTTAAAAGGAGGAGACTTAATGTTTAATGAAGTAAGTTTAAGTTTAGAAATAGGTGGAAGACAATTAACGTTAAAAACTGGAAAAATAGCTAGACAATCAAACGGTGCTGTTATGGTTCAGTATGGAGATACAATACTGTTAAGTACAGTAAATAGAAGTAAAAATGCTAGAGAAGGAATAGATTTCTTTCCTCTAACAGTAGACTATGTTGAAAAGTATTACTCAGCTGGAAAATTCCCAGGTGGTTTTAATAAAAGAGAGGCTAGACCATCAACAAATGCTACTTTAATAGCAAGATTAATAGATAGACCAATAAGACCAATGTTTCCTGAAGGATTTCATTATGATGTACATGTTGTAAATACAACATTATCTTATGATGGAGTATCAACTCCAGATTTTATGGGAATTGTGGGATCATCTGTAGCTCTTACTGTATCTGATATACCATTTATGGGGCCAGTTGCAGGAGTAGTTGTAGGTATGATAGATGGAGAGTTTATTTTAAATCCAACTCCAGAGCAATTAAAAATAAGTGATTTAGATTTAACAGTAGCAGGAAGTATGGATGCTATAAACATGGTAGAAGCGGGAGCAAGAGAAGTAGACGAAGAAACAATGCTAAAAGCTATTATGTTTGCTCATGAAAATATAAAGAAATTATGTCAGTTCCAAAAAGAGTTCCAAGAATTAGTAGGGAAAGAGAAAATAGAGTTCCAAGCTCCTGAGGTAATGCCAATCGTTAAGAATTTTATTGATCAAAATGGAACAACTAAGTTAAAGGATGCTGTTTTAACAACTGGAAAACAAGCAAGACAAGATGCAGTAGATCAATTAGAGGAAACTTTATTTGAAGAGTTTGTAACAGTAAACTTTGAAGAAGAAGAAGTTCCGGCAGAAGTAGTAGCAGAGTTTGCGAAATACTACCATGATTTAATGAAAGAATTAGTAAGAGATGCGATTTTATATAATAAGCATAGAGTAGATGGAAGAGCGACAACTGAGATTAGAGATTTAGCTGCAGAAGTTAATGTATTACCAATTGTTCATGGATCAGCATTATTTACAAGAGGAGAAACTCAAGCTTTAGTTGTAGCAACATTAGGAACAAAAGAGGATGAGCAATTAATAGATGGTTTAGATGAAGAGTACTTCAAAAAGTTCTATTTACACTATAACTTCCCTCCATACTCAGTTGGAGAGACAGGAAGAATGGGTGCTCCAGGAAGAAGAGAATTAGGACACGGATCATTAGCTGAAAGAGCATTAAGTTATGTTATGCCATCAGTAGAAGATTTCCCATATACAATTAGATTAGTATCAGAAATTACAGAATCTAATGGATCATCATCTCAAGCTTCAATTTGTGGAGGATCATTAGCTTTAATGCATGCAGGAGTGCCTATTAAAGAGCACGTAGCTGGTATAGCAATGGGTCTTATAAAAAAAGACGACGATTATGTTGTATTAACAGATATAATGGGTCTAGAAGATCACCTAGGAGATATGGACTTTAAAGTAGCAGGAACTAAAACTGGAATAACAGCATTACAAATGGATATGAAAATAGCTGGAATTTCTGAAGATATAATGAGAATAGCTTTAAGTCAAGCTTTAACAGCAAGATTGGAAATACTTGAGTTAATGAATAACACTATATTAAATACAAATGAATTAGCCCCTACAGTACCAAGAATTCACCAAATGGTAATTCCTAAAGATAAAATAGCTGTTCTTATAGGTCCTGGAGGAAAGAATATAAAAGGTATTATAGAAACTACAGGAGCTACTATCGATATAGAAGATGATGGAAGAGTTTCAATTTTCTGTAAAGGATTAGACGTTTTAGACGAAACTATAAAATTAGTAAATGGATATGTTAAAGACGTAGAAGTAGGAGAAGTTTACCTTGGAAAGGTAGTAAACATAGCTAAGTTTGGTGCATTTATGGAAATATTACCTGGAAAAGAAGGATTACTTCATGTTTCAGAAATTTCTTTAGAAAGAGTAGCTAATGTTGAGGATGTATTGAAAGTAGGAGATACATTTGAGGTTAAAGTTATTTCTACAGAAAATGGTAAAATTAGTTTAAGTAGAAAAAAATTATTACAGGAAATGACAGCTGAATAATTTAAGAAATTAAGGGGGATAACACAGAGGACTTCAACCTCTGTGTTATTTTTCCGTTCGTAGTTAGTATTAGTAACAAAAGATTGAAGGATGGTAAAAAATGAAATTAGGTTTAATAAGTTTAGGTTGTAGTAAAAACTTGGTTGATAGTGAACATTTAATAGGGTTAATGGTGGCTAGAAAAGGGTTTGAAATAACAAATGATTTAGAGAAAGCAGATGTTGTTTTAGTTAATACATGTGGTTTTATAGGAGATGCAAAAGAAGAATCAATTCAAGCTATATTAGAAGTAGCTGAAAAAAAGAATAGTGGAAATGTAAAAAAAATAATTGTTGCAGGTTGTTTAGCTCAAAGATATGCAGAAGAATTAATTTCTGAAATTCCTGAAATAGATGCAGTTGTAGGAACAGGGGAAATACATAAAATAGAAGAAATTGTAGATGCAATTTTAGAAGATGATAAAATTGTTAAGTGTGATTCTTTTGAGTTCTTAGCAAATGCAGGAACAGAAAGAATACTAACTACAAATCCTCACACAGCTTATTTAAAGATAGCAGAAGGGTGCAATAGAAGGTGTACATACTGTATAATTCCTCAGTTAAGAGGAAACTTAAGAAGTAGAACAATTGAGGATATTGTAGAAGAAGCAAAAGCTTTAGCAGCAAATGGTGTAAGAGAAATAAATTTATTAGCACAAGAAACAACAGAATACGGAATAGATTTATATAAGAAAAAAGCTTTACCAGACTTACTTAAAGAATTAGCAAAAGTAGAAGGAATAGAATGGATTAGATCGTACTATATGTTCCCAAATTCTTTAACAGATGAATTAGTAGAAGTTATTAAAAATGAACCAAAAGTTTGTAAGTATTTTGATATACCTATTCAACATATTTCTGGAAATATACTTCAAAATATGGCAAGAGCAAAATCAGGAGATCATATAAAATCAATTTTAAACAAAATAAGAACAGAAATTCCTGAGGCAACAATAAGAACAACTGTTATTGTTGGTTTCCCTGGAGAAACAGAAGAGGATTTTGAAGAATTAAAAGAGTTTGTAAAAGAGTTTAAATTTGATTATGTTGGAGTATTTAAATATTCAAGAGAAGAAGGTACAGTAGCTCATGATTTAGAAAATCAAGTTCCAGAAGAGATTAAGGAAAAAAGATGGGCAGAGTTAACAAATTTACAAGCTGAAATTGCCGAAATAAAAAATAGAGGTATGATTGGTAAAGTTGTAGAGGTTATGATTGACGGGATATCTTCAGAGAGTGAATTTATGTTAGAAGGAAGAACTAGAGGACAGGCTTTAGATATAGATGGAAAAGTTTTAACAAACGATGGAACAGCTAAACAAGGAGAAATCGTTAAAGTAAAAATAGAACAGAATTTTGAATATGACTATATAGGGGCAATCGTAGAAAACGAAAAAAAATAGTCTTATAAGGAGGAGTCAGTCTTGAATTTGCCAAATAAACTTACAATAATTAGATTAATATTAGCAGTACCATTTATATACTTTTTACAAGAATCAGCCAATGCTACTCATCATACATTGTATAGAATGATAGCTTTTGGTATCTTTATATTTGCATCACTAACGGATTGGTTGGATGGGTATATTGCAAGAAAATATAATTTAATAACTGATTTAGGTAAAATAATGGATCCTTTGGCAGATAAGATACTTGTTATTTCAGCATTAGTGATTTTTGTAAAATTAGATTATATTCCATCATGGATGTCTATTGTTGTTATAGCTAGAGAATTTTTAATCAGTGGAATCAGAACTATAGCTGCAGCAAAAGGAGAAGTTATTCCAGCTGGAATGTTAGGTAAGTATAAAACAACAACACAAATGATTGTTATAATGATTATGTTGTTCTTTGGGTTAGGAAACACTCCTGAAAAAGAGGGTCTATATAAAAGTATTTATTTTTATATGACACTAGTTCCAGTTATATTAACAATTTGGTCTGGATGGGAATATTCAGTAAAAGGAAAACATTATTTTTTAGGAGATGAATAAGGAGAAAATATGGGATTAATTTACAGAATAATAAATTTAGCTTTTGAAATTATGAATATACTTATATTAATAAGAATAGTAATCTCTTGGCTAGCACCATATTCAAGAAATGATTTTACAAATCTTGTATATGCCATAACAGAGCCAATTTTAAAGCCTTTTAGAACTTTAATACCAATGGGAAATGTTAGAATAGATTTATCACCAGTACTGGCTTACTTTGCTTTGAAGATTCTAAGATATATTATTTTTTATTTATTATAAATAGAATAGAGAGGCCAATGGCTTCTCTATTTTTTGTAGGAGGAAAAAAATGCACGAAATAGAAAGTGAATACCACATACCAGTTTTATATTATGAAACTTTAGAAACATTAATTACTAATAAAGATGGTATATATGTTGATTGTACTTTAGGAGGAGGAGGACACTCTGAAGGTATATTAAAAGAACTTGGAGAAAAAGGTAGATTGATATCGATTGACCAAGATGATCAAGCTATAGAGTTTGCGAAAAAGAGATTAGAAAAATACGGAAGTAAATGGTCTGTATTTA
This Candidatus Cetobacterium colombiensis DNA region includes the following protein-coding sequences:
- a CDS encoding YggT family protein, translating into MGLIYRIINLAFEIMNILILIRIVISWLAPYSRNDFTNLVYAITEPILKPFRTLIPMGNVRIDLSPVLAYFALKILRYIIFYLL
- the rimO gene encoding 30S ribosomal protein S12 methylthiotransferase RimO, yielding MKLGLISLGCSKNLVDSEHLIGLMVARKGFEITNDLEKADVVLVNTCGFIGDAKEESIQAILEVAEKKNSGNVKKIIVAGCLAQRYAEELISEIPEIDAVVGTGEIHKIEEIVDAILEDDKIVKCDSFEFLANAGTERILTTNPHTAYLKIAEGCNRRCTYCIIPQLRGNLRSRTIEDIVEEAKALAANGVREINLLAQETTEYGIDLYKKKALPDLLKELAKVEGIEWIRSYYMFPNSLTDELVEVIKNEPKVCKYFDIPIQHISGNILQNMARAKSGDHIKSILNKIRTEIPEATIRTTVIVGFPGETEEDFEELKEFVKEFKFDYVGVFKYSREEGTVAHDLENQVPEEIKEKRWAELTNLQAEIAEIKNRGMIGKVVEVMIDGISSESEFMLEGRTRGQALDIDGKVLTNDGTAKQGEIVKVKIEQNFEYDYIGAIVENEKK
- a CDS encoding FtsW/RodA/SpoVE family cell cycle protein, with the translated sequence MENKTGQFFQENLQKKQEKFKQRINRLRQRRLSILLIIGVLMILSFINMSSAAFYMKPENIKKHFIYILVFFVIYLFIGNIGKLKKFNLTYKVLSDRKINGIILITSIIILFGMFIGGKMGLPFIPKINGAYGWINLGPISIQPAEILKCFFVINMANCLARAEDNDLSEKMTIINAFIYLFIYGVLILAQKDMGTVIHYFAIWLFMIFMSKLKDKWILRLGFLGVILGIGGLTAIYKYASEEGASYKIMRIKSYIDGLFFGNYSDDYGYQVKQSVYAFGSGGLLGKGYANGVQKYSYLPEIHTDFIMATFGEEFGIVGMFLVIGLFFALYHFIIVTGRECKNYFGKYLAMGIGAQIITQVIINIFVAVGLFPVFGLPMPFFSYGGSAMVTMGIALGLIHSMNVE
- the pnp gene encoding polyribonucleotide nucleotidyltransferase, yielding MFNEVSLSLEIGGRQLTLKTGKIARQSNGAVMVQYGDTILLSTVNRSKNAREGIDFFPLTVDYVEKYYSAGKFPGGFNKREARPSTNATLIARLIDRPIRPMFPEGFHYDVHVVNTTLSYDGVSTPDFMGIVGSSVALTVSDIPFMGPVAGVVVGMIDGEFILNPTPEQLKISDLDLTVAGSMDAINMVEAGAREVDEETMLKAIMFAHENIKKLCQFQKEFQELVGKEKIEFQAPEVMPIVKNFIDQNGTTKLKDAVLTTGKQARQDAVDQLEETLFEEFVTVNFEEEEVPAEVVAEFAKYYHDLMKELVRDAILYNKHRVDGRATTEIRDLAAEVNVLPIVHGSALFTRGETQALVVATLGTKEDEQLIDGLDEEYFKKFYLHYNFPPYSVGETGRMGAPGRRELGHGSLAERALSYVMPSVEDFPYTIRLVSEITESNGSSSQASICGGSLALMHAGVPIKEHVAGIAMGLIKKDDDYVVLTDIMGLEDHLGDMDFKVAGTKTGITALQMDMKIAGISEDIMRIALSQALTARLEILELMNNTILNTNELAPTVPRIHQMVIPKDKIAVLIGPGGKNIKGIIETTGATIDIEDDGRVSIFCKGLDVLDETIKLVNGYVKDVEVGEVYLGKVVNIAKFGAFMEILPGKEGLLHVSEISLERVANVEDVLKVGDTFEVKVISTENGKISLSRKKLLQEMTAE
- the pgsA gene encoding CDP-diacylglycerol--glycerol-3-phosphate 3-phosphatidyltransferase; this encodes MNLPNKLTIIRLILAVPFIYFLQESANATHHTLYRMIAFGIFIFASLTDWLDGYIARKYNLITDLGKIMDPLADKILVISALVIFVKLDYIPSWMSIVVIAREFLISGIRTIAAAKGEVIPAGMLGKYKTTTQMIVIMIMLFFGLGNTPEKEGLYKSIYFYMTLVPVILTIWSGWEYSVKGKHYFLGDE